The DNA window CTTAGCACATTTTCTCTTTCTTTTGCAAGAATATATACGAAGAAAAGACCATGTGTAAATATATATTTGATATCGGCAGGACAAACAGAAAACTTTTTTTGTTTATCTGATATCTTCATCCCTGTACTTTTAACCTAATTGACGCTATGTGGATGCAATCGACTGCCTATAACAACTAGTATATTTACACAAAAAATATTATAAGGTAATGTTAGGCTATGATTGGAGAAAAACTTAGAAGACTAATTAAACGTAAAGGAATCAAGCAGGTTGAGGTATGCAGAGCCGTGGGACTTTCACCCTCCAGACTTTCCAACTACCTCAGCGGCAGCAGAGAGCCCGATCTTGAAACTCTTTCAAAAATTGCACGCTTTCTCGAAGTTAAGCTTGATTATTTCGCCTTTGGCGACTCCATCAAGAACACCAAGGAAATAGGCGAGCGAATCAAAAAAATCCGTGAAATGAGAGGACTTACCAAAAAAGATCTCTCTGATTCCACCGGGTATGACCTCACCTTCTTTGCCGCTCTTGAATTAGGGCACGGTGAATTTGAAAGAGAAACTATCGAAACCATAGCACAGATACTTAAGTACGGTGCTGATGAGCTCATAGGAAGCTGCGAACAGAATACGGAAGCCCTTTCCGCTGTTATGGAGAATGAGGTTGTGGATTACTTCCCCGCTTCTCCGGAAACACAGTACCACCTGGACGACATAGCATCCGCCAGGACAGAGGCGCTTAAAACACCTTTCTGGACAGTGGTTACAGACGGCAGGTTTGCTCCGAAAATCAACGAGAATGAGCTTGTTTTCGTTGAAAAGATAACGGGCTTTCCCGCTGACAGGGAATCAGTATTTTTTGCTTCGGAAGGCACGCTGCGGCTTATGCGCTGTTTTGAGTACCCTGATTCGGTGCTCCTTGCGCCTGAGTCAAAGGCCGGCGAACCCATAAGCCTTAATAAAAATGAGGAAATGAAACCCGGCAGCCGCTGCTACAAAATTCACTGGATTGCCAAAAAACCCGACTGATAATAAGGAGCCTTTTAGGCTCCTTTTTTTGCATACATTTCATTCACGCTAAGAGAATCTTTATTGACAAACAGTCTATCCTGAGCCATAATTCCAGCATGATTGGGAAAAGACTGAGACAACTGTTAGCCTCACACAACATGACGCAAGCCGAGCTTTGCAGGAAACTGGGCATCTCTCCGGGAAATATGTCCAACTTTATAAACGACCAGAGGAATCCCAGCCTTGAGACTCTCTCACGCATTGCCGGGTATTTCTCTGTTAATATTGATTCTTTTGTGTCAGAAGCACCTGTTGCCCGCTCAGGACCCAGACTTTTATCATCTCTGAGTGAAAATACTCTGAACACTGCGGGCAGATTCTGGGTAAAGATTGACACTGATGCTTTTTCCTCTGCATTCCGCAGAGAAACGCTTATATTCATTGATAAAGAAGCGGAAATAAATCACAGAGACTGCACACTGGTCATAAACAGCGGCAGACCGGAGATTTACAGATTTCTGGTGAAAAACAGAGGGGCTATACTAATACCGTTCAGAAAAACCGAAATGCCCCTTGAAATAAAAAAACACAGCAAAACAACGCTGTACAAGATACTTTTCTCGGCAGTATCTCCCTAGACCACTTCTGTTCCGCTCCCCATGAGAAACCCGGCGAGGAACTTGGTAAACACCCTGCGCTCACCCTCTTCAAAACTCACAAACTCCAGTGCGGCGAATCTTGATATGTCGTTGTTTCTTTCAGTATCAGGCTCAATGCGCCAGACTTTAGCCTTTGCGGTTATGCCGCTGTTATCCGCACAACCCTGAAAGCAGATCCGGAGTTCATAAAAGTCATATATATTTATAGCTTCATCAGTGCGGATCTTAATCCCGCCTATGCTTATATCCTTTATTTCGGCATCGATAAAAGAGAAGCCGTCCTCTTTTCTCAGCCGTACACTTACGGGAACATCTTCAAACCTGTGGAATCTTCTTCTTTCTATCATACCGCACCTGATAACTGTTTAAAAATATTACCCTGATAAAGCACAGACTTCAAGAACACAGCCTTACTTAACCTCACAGAAACAGCTTGAGCTGCTCCCCTTTGCGAAGTTGACTATAAGGCTTTTACCGTCCGGAACGGAGAACCATTCGCAACAGTTGATCTCATAGCTGCCTGTTATTAGCTGCGCGCTGATGCTAAGCCCTCCGGCTGTGCCCTTTATGTTCACAGACTGCTTAGGCTTAACCAGCACGTAATCCTCATTTCTGTTAAACTGAGTCTGCACTCTTACTCCGAGAAGCACCTCAGACCTGTTTTCGAACTTAATATCGGCAAATGCCGCCGCGGAAAACAGCAAAACGCACACCGCGCAAAAAATAATCATTCTCTTCATAATCTCCCAAAATTAGCATGACAGAAGCATATTGTGAAGGAAAAAAGTCTGTATGCCCGTTTATTTCAGCGGTATTCCGAATCTCCTTGCCGCTTCGGCGAAATCCACATCCATTCCGGCCTGTGCCGCTTCCCGTATTGTTGCCCAGTCGGCATATTCCTTCTCTTCAAAAACAAATGAAGGAAGCTTGCACCTGCTGCCGAAATTAAGTTCCGCAATCCATCTGACAAGGGTTGAGCTGACTGTGTCGGCCAGTGATGCGGCTGTTTTTGCCGCTTTTATGCCGAATGTTTTTGAATGTTCCCTGGCGAGGGCATACGAAGCCCCGGAGCCTGTATCGCTTGTGAGTATCTCCCCTGTTACAGCCTTGGAGATTTCGGCATTGCAGACTTCAATCAGCTTCGCGAAGTCATCAGAGCTCC is part of the Geovibrio ferrireducens genome and encodes:
- a CDS encoding helix-turn-helix domain-containing protein; this translates as MIGKRLRQLLASHNMTQAELCRKLGISPGNMSNFINDQRNPSLETLSRIAGYFSVNIDSFVSEAPVARSGPRLLSSLSENTLNTAGRFWVKIDTDAFSSAFRRETLIFIDKEAEINHRDCTLVINSGRPEIYRFLVKNRGAILIPFRKTEMPLEIKKHSKTTLYKILFSAVSP
- a CDS encoding PilZ domain-containing protein, with the protein product MIERRRFHRFEDVPVSVRLRKEDGFSFIDAEIKDISIGGIKIRTDEAINIYDFYELRICFQGCADNSGITAKAKVWRIEPDTERNNDISRFAALEFVSFEEGERRVFTKFLAGFLMGSGTEVV
- a CDS encoding helix-turn-helix domain-containing protein; this encodes MIGEKLRRLIKRKGIKQVEVCRAVGLSPSRLSNYLSGSREPDLETLSKIARFLEVKLDYFAFGDSIKNTKEIGERIKKIREMRGLTKKDLSDSTGYDLTFFAALELGHGEFERETIETIAQILKYGADELIGSCEQNTEALSAVMENEVVDYFPASPETQYHLDDIASARTEALKTPFWTVVTDGRFAPKINENELVFVEKITGFPADRESVFFASEGTLRLMRCFEYPDSVLLAPESKAGEPISLNKNEEMKPGSRCYKIHWIAKKPD